TTTAATACCGATATAGCGATCATTCTATAAGCATTAAATAATGAGGAATATTCTATAAATTTACTTTCAGTCTTCGCGGTATATTAGAGGTTAAATGTTTATTTTTCATCACACTATGAAATTGCTTCATACTCATACGCTAATTTATATAATGATAAGTTTGTATTATTATTTCTCGGTACTGCATCAAAGAATCTAAATTATTTTTAATAAAAAATTATGGGCGTAATATAACTGTAACAAAACAATAATATAATCCCGGCATTAGTTATTACCTTAATATGAGAATGAATATGCCAAACAATCATTTATTAAAGAGATCTGGCTGCTCTGTACGTTTATTTAAGGATAAATTTGCCGAATATACGATAAAGCTCGGGGGTGTATTGGTTTTAGCCACATTAATTTTAATATTTGCATATTTATTATATGTCGTATATCCCATCTTTAAATCACCCAGCATTGAACAAAGAAATACATTTAAGAATGATCAAGAGGGAATTACTTTTGCGCTAGGTTTGGATGAATACAATGATATTGCATATCGTTTTAATTCACTTGGTGTTAATTTCTTTAAAACAAGCGGTGAATTAAATAGCGCAGAGGAAAATAAAAATAATTATAACTTTACGCAACAAGCTATTTCTTTTGGGCAGTTAAATCAATCTCGGAAAATGGCAGTGTTTGGCTTTAAAGATGGTTCAATTAGTCTTTTAGAGGTTAATTTCAAACTAACGTATAAAAACAATCAAAGAGAGATAACACCGCAGGTTCTTTTTCCCTTTCTCGAGTCATCAATATTAATAGATGCTAAGCACCAACCGATAGTTAAAGTGTCTATGGCAATGCAGGAGGATCGCGCAAATGTAATATCAGTGACAAAAGATGGTCGCGGTTTTTTAACTGTATTCGAAGCGTCTGAAAATTTTATGACTCAAGAGTTAGAATGGGACTCTGAAACCGTTTCATTAGGTCATATACCCTCTAATATCGATAATTTATTGATTTCATCCAACTTACAATATGCTTATATTCGATCATTAAACAAACTTTATATACTAGATATCAGTGACATAAGTAATATAAAAAATATTTTAATATTAGATATTAACGAACCCTATCAAAATGTAACTGATATCACTTTTCTTTCTGGGGGCACTTCCGTATTAGTTGCTAATAGTAACGGTGTTATTTCACAGTGGTTTAATGTACGTGATAATGGTGAGAGAAAGTTTACCAAAATACGAACGTTTAGTGCGGAAAAAGACATTGTTGATTTGGTTTCTGAACTAAATAGGAAAGGATTTTTAAGTGTTTCGAAAAATGGCATGTTAACCGTTTTTCACGCAACAGGGGGCACCAAGTTATTAGAAGAGCCTCTTGATTTAAAGGGAGTTAAACATTTATCAATAGCATCCCGATACAATGCGTTTATTGTTTCGAGTGACACACAATACCAATTTTATAATTATGAAAATGAATACCCTGAAATATCTTGGGCTGCTATTTGGGAAAACGTTTGGTATGAAGGTTATTCTGAGCCGGATCTCATTTGGCAATCGACATCAGGTGCAGATGATTTTGAACCTAAATTTAGTTTAATGCCCCTTGCTTTTGGTACGATAAAAGCTGCTTTTTATGCCATGTTATTTGCGGTGCCTCTCGCAATTGGAGGTGCTATTTATACTGCATACTTTATGACGGATAGACTTCGCTCAGTTGTAAAACCAAGTGTTGAAATTATGGAGGCGCTACCCACTGTAATATTAGGGTTCTTAGCCGGACTCTGGTTAGCTCCTTTTATAGAAACGCATTTACCAGCCGTATTTTTACTGATGATAGCGTTGCCTTTATCGGCATTGGCTGTTGCAGCACTTTGTCAAACCTTGCCTAACTCGATACAAGAAAAGTTAGGCGATGGAATGCATATATATATATTAATTCCCACGCTGCTTATTGTTTCAATCGTAGTTATATCAAGCAGTTCATTATTAGAAGATCTCTTTTTCAATGGTGATGCACGTGCCTATGTTAATGATATCTTTGGATTTGATCAGCGTAACTCTCTTGTCGTCGGTATCGCGATGGGCTTTGCTGTTATACCTACGATATTTTCGATCACAGAAGATGCTGTTTTTAGTGTTCCCAAACATTTAACACAGGGCTCTTTGGCATTGGGGGCGACAAAATGGCAAACCTTAATCAGAGTTGTTTTATTAACCGCCAGTCCCGGTATTTTCTCTGCCATCATGATGGGTTTAGGTCGCGCTGTGGGTGAAACAATGATTGTGTTAATGGCGACGGGTAATACGCCTATTATGGACTTTAATATTTTCTCTGGAATGCGCACATTAGCTGCCAATATAGCGGTTGAAATGCCGGAGGCAGAAATTGCGAGTTCACATTATCGGATCCTTTTCTTGGCAGCGTTTGTACTGTTTGTCTTAACTTTTATTTTTAATACGATTGCTGAATTTGTACGCCAAAAGCTTCGTGAAAAATACAGCTCGATTTAACAAGGAATATTAAAATGAAGAAATGGTTTAAAACGGGAGATCCTTGGGTTTGGCTTATTGCTAGTGCCGTTAGTCTCTGTTTAATTGCTGTCGTAGGTTTGGTATTGCTTATCGCATCTCGTGGTCTTAGTTATTTTTGGCCATCTGATTTATATGAGTTTCAAGTTAAAAATAACCAACAACAAATACACACGGTGATAGGTGAAATATACGATACAAAAGTAGTACCAGCGATACAACTACATGAAGCTGGGTATGAGATCCCTAAAAATTTACATGAAGTTAAGCAACTTCTGGTTAAAACCGGTAACCGAGAATTTGTAGATTTAGATTTTAGGTGGTTACTTCAACCTCAAATTAAATCACAAAAGAAAGCTTCGGAATTGATGGTGTTAACACGTATTACAAATGGTAATTTTTACGGGTATCCATTATTTTTAGAAATAAAGGGTAATAAAACAACCTTTGAGTCATTAGATGACTTAAATGCACTTATCGATCGCGCGGTGCAATTAAATAATAAAGCGTTAGCGTTACAAAAGGGTGAGATAAGTTCGATTAATTATCAAATAGAAAATATACGCTTAAAACAAAGAAGTATGGAAATTGCTAAAACGCTAACGGCAGAGAATATTCTCGATTTTAAAAAGCAAAGCGATGCTCTCAGAAAAGCTGTTGGTGTTTTTGAAACGCAACTCTTTGACTTTAATCGCCAAGCGGATAGAGATCATCTTTTTGTAAAAGATATGCGCGGCGAAGTTGTTCAGCTTTCGATCGCTAATCTTTTAAAAGCGCAGCAACCGAACAAAATGAATGTGCTACAAAAAACCATGAGCTGGTTTCATGGAATTTATGAATTTGTAACGACAGATCCAAGAGAAGCAAATACGGAAGGGGGTGTATTTCCTGCTATTTTTGGCACTATTTTTATGGTGCTATTAATGGCTGTGATCGTGACGCCATTAGGTGTGATAGCCGCTATTTACTTACATGAATACGCGCCAAAAAATTCGATAACTAAAATGATCCGTATTTCTGTTATCAATTTATCAGGGGTGCCGTCAATCGTTTATGGGGTATTTGGTCTGGGGTTTTTTGTTTACATATTAGGTGGGAGTATTGATTCTCTTTTTTATCCAGAAGTAGCACCGGGTGCCATGTTTGGTTCACCAGGCGTTTTCTGGTCGGCACTAACGTTGGCTATTTTGACTTTACCGGTGGTTATTGTTTCAACTGAAGAGGGTTTATCAAGAATTCCAATGTCATTAAGACAGGGATCGCTTGCATTAGGAGCCACTAAATTTGAAACCTTATGGCGTATTGTTATTCCGATGGCAAGTCCCGCTATTATGACTGGGTTAATCTTAGCGGTTGCGCGGGCGGCGGGTGAGGTCGCGCCTTTAATGTTGGTTGGTGTTGTGAAGCTTGCTCCTAGTTTGCCGATAGATATGAACTTCCCTTACGTTCATTTAGAGAGAAAATTTATGCATCTAGGCTTTCATATTTTTGATGTAGGCTTTCAGAGTCCCAATGTAGAAGCGGCAAGACCTTTAGTATATGCGACTTCATTTTTATTGATCACCGTTATTATTGGGCTTAATTTAGCGGCTATCCATGTACGTAATAAATTGCGTCGAAAATTTAAAGATATTGAACTTTAAGAGTCTAATTACTTTTAACAGGAATAAAGATGATAAACATAACATCAGCAAGTAGCGGCTATAAAAAGAATAAATTAGATAACTTAAGCGAGGAAGACACGGCATTAAAAATTGAACAATTGAATCTCTTTTATGCAGATAAACAAGCGTTATTTGATATCAATATGAGTATTCCAAAAAAAGAAGTAACGGCTTTTATTGGTCCCTCTGGTTGCGGGAAGTCTACTTTATTACGCTCTATCAATAGAATGAATGACCTTGTTGACAGTTGTAGGATAGAGGGGCGGATAAAGTTAAATGATAAGAACATATTTGATAAAGATGTTGATGTAGCGACATTACGTCGTAATGTGGGCATGGTATTTCAAAGACCGACACCGTTTCCAAAATCAATTTATGAAAATGTTGTTTATGGTTTA
The sequence above is a segment of the Psychromonas sp. CNPT3 genome. Coding sequences within it:
- the pstA gene encoding phosphate ABC transporter permease PstA; the protein is MKKWFKTGDPWVWLIASAVSLCLIAVVGLVLLIASRGLSYFWPSDLYEFQVKNNQQQIHTVIGEIYDTKVVPAIQLHEAGYEIPKNLHEVKQLLVKTGNREFVDLDFRWLLQPQIKSQKKASELMVLTRITNGNFYGYPLFLEIKGNKTTFESLDDLNALIDRAVQLNNKALALQKGEISSINYQIENIRLKQRSMEIAKTLTAENILDFKKQSDALRKAVGVFETQLFDFNRQADRDHLFVKDMRGEVVQLSIANLLKAQQPNKMNVLQKTMSWFHGIYEFVTTDPREANTEGGVFPAIFGTIFMVLLMAVIVTPLGVIAAIYLHEYAPKNSITKMIRISVINLSGVPSIVYGVFGLGFFVYILGGSIDSLFYPEVAPGAMFGSPGVFWSALTLAILTLPVVIVSTEEGLSRIPMSLRQGSLALGATKFETLWRIVIPMASPAIMTGLILAVARAAGEVAPLMLVGVVKLAPSLPIDMNFPYVHLERKFMHLGFHIFDVGFQSPNVEAARPLVYATSFLLITVIIGLNLAAIHVRNKLRRKFKDIEL
- a CDS encoding ABC transporter permease subunit, translated to MPNNHLLKRSGCSVRLFKDKFAEYTIKLGGVLVLATLILIFAYLLYVVYPIFKSPSIEQRNTFKNDQEGITFALGLDEYNDIAYRFNSLGVNFFKTSGELNSAEENKNNYNFTQQAISFGQLNQSRKMAVFGFKDGSISLLEVNFKLTYKNNQREITPQVLFPFLESSILIDAKHQPIVKVSMAMQEDRANVISVTKDGRGFLTVFEASENFMTQELEWDSETVSLGHIPSNIDNLLISSNLQYAYIRSLNKLYILDISDISNIKNILILDINEPYQNVTDITFLSGGTSVLVANSNGVISQWFNVRDNGERKFTKIRTFSAEKDIVDLVSELNRKGFLSVSKNGMLTVFHATGGTKLLEEPLDLKGVKHLSIASRYNAFIVSSDTQYQFYNYENEYPEISWAAIWENVWYEGYSEPDLIWQSTSGADDFEPKFSLMPLAFGTIKAAFYAMLFAVPLAIGGAIYTAYFMTDRLRSVVKPSVEIMEALPTVILGFLAGLWLAPFIETHLPAVFLLMIALPLSALAVAALCQTLPNSIQEKLGDGMHIYILIPTLLIVSIVVISSSSLLEDLFFNGDARAYVNDIFGFDQRNSLVVGIAMGFAVIPTIFSITEDAVFSVPKHLTQGSLALGATKWQTLIRVVLLTASPGIFSAIMMGLGRAVGETMIVLMATGNTPIMDFNIFSGMRTLAANIAVEMPEAEIASSHYRILFLAAFVLFVLTFIFNTIAEFVRQKLREKYSSI